The Phoenix dactylifera cultivar Barhee BC4 chromosome 15, palm_55x_up_171113_PBpolish2nd_filt_p, whole genome shotgun sequence genome contains a region encoding:
- the LOC120113239 gene encoding biotin carboxyl carrier protein of acetyl-CoA carboxylase, chloroplastic-like isoform X2, which yields MASISVPCPKCSVVAPHAAWRQNPQQSLIPMVSPSKPGSPMVARSARFPLLKAQVQEVGVDGSSSSSARTSTKSGNLSSKDKEADALKESASQTAAPDSMISAYIAEASKLVKLVDSKDITELQLKRKDFELIIRKKEALPQPAPIAPPVMMQSAQAVLPPHSPVSYATPPPTTASPSPAAPAPSLPPVTKGGSNLSLPPLKCPMAGTFYRCPGPGEPPFVKVGDKVQKGQVVCIIEAMKLMNEIEADQSGTVVEILAEDGKPVSIDTPLLIIQP from the exons ATGGCGTCAATCTCTGTTCCCTGCCCTAAGTGCTCCGTGGTCGCCCCGCATGCCGCGTGGCGTCAGAATCCGCAGCAATCGCTGATTCCAATGGTCTCGCCTTCGAAGCCCGGGAGCCCTATGGTCGCAAGATCCGCTCGGTTTCCGTTGCTGAAG GCCCAGGTTCAGGAG GTTGGTGTTGATGGCTCTTCAAGTTCTTCTGCAAGGACATCAACCAAGTCAGGAAATTTATCATCAAAAGATAAAGAAGCTGATGCTCTGAAGGAATCTGCTAGCCAAACTGCTGCGCCAGATTCCATGATTTCTGCATATATTGCTGAAGCTTCCAAGCTTGTTAA GTTGGTGGATTCAAAAGATATAACAGAGTTGCAGCTAAAACGGAAAGATTTTGaacttataataaggaaaaAAGAAGCTCTGCCACAGCCAGCTCCTATTGCTCCTCCTGTAATGATGCAATCTGCACAAGCTGTGCTTCCACCTCATTCTCCAGTTTCTTATGCCACTCCACCTCCCACAACTGCAAGTCCATCTCCAGCAGCCCCAGCACCATCTCTTCCTCCTGTGACAAAGGGAGGGAGCAACttatctcttcctcctctcaaatgCCCCATGGCTGGAACATTTTACCGATGCCCAGGACCCGGGGAACCACCATTCGTGAAG GTTGGAGACAAGGTGCAAAAAGGGCAGGTTGTTTGCATCATAGAGGCTATGAAATTGATGAATGAGATTGAG GCTGATCAATCAGGGACTGTAGTTGAGATACTCGCAGAGGATGGAAAACCAGTTAGCATTGATACG CCCTTACTTATAATTCAACCCTGA
- the LOC120113239 gene encoding biotin carboxyl carrier protein of acetyl-CoA carboxylase, chloroplastic-like isoform X3, with protein MASISVPCPKCSVVAPHAAWRQNPQQSLIPMVSPSKPGSPMVARSARFPLLKVGVDGSSSSSARTSTKSGNLSSKDKEADALKESASQTAAPDSMISAYIAEASKLVKLVDSKDITELQLKRKDFELIIRKKEALPQPAPIAPPVMMQSAQAVLPPHSPVSYATPPPTTASPSPAAPAPSLPPVTKGGSNLSLPPLKCPMAGTFYRCPGPGEPPFVKVGDKVQKGQVVCIIEAMKLMNEIEADQSGTVVEILAEDGKPVSIDTPLLIIQP; from the exons ATGGCGTCAATCTCTGTTCCCTGCCCTAAGTGCTCCGTGGTCGCCCCGCATGCCGCGTGGCGTCAGAATCCGCAGCAATCGCTGATTCCAATGGTCTCGCCTTCGAAGCCCGGGAGCCCTATGGTCGCAAGATCCGCTCGGTTTCCGTTGCTGAAG GTTGGTGTTGATGGCTCTTCAAGTTCTTCTGCAAGGACATCAACCAAGTCAGGAAATTTATCATCAAAAGATAAAGAAGCTGATGCTCTGAAGGAATCTGCTAGCCAAACTGCTGCGCCAGATTCCATGATTTCTGCATATATTGCTGAAGCTTCCAAGCTTGTTAA GTTGGTGGATTCAAAAGATATAACAGAGTTGCAGCTAAAACGGAAAGATTTTGaacttataataaggaaaaAAGAAGCTCTGCCACAGCCAGCTCCTATTGCTCCTCCTGTAATGATGCAATCTGCACAAGCTGTGCTTCCACCTCATTCTCCAGTTTCTTATGCCACTCCACCTCCCACAACTGCAAGTCCATCTCCAGCAGCCCCAGCACCATCTCTTCCTCCTGTGACAAAGGGAGGGAGCAACttatctcttcctcctctcaaatgCCCCATGGCTGGAACATTTTACCGATGCCCAGGACCCGGGGAACCACCATTCGTGAAG GTTGGAGACAAGGTGCAAAAAGGGCAGGTTGTTTGCATCATAGAGGCTATGAAATTGATGAATGAGATTGAG GCTGATCAATCAGGGACTGTAGTTGAGATACTCGCAGAGGATGGAAAACCAGTTAGCATTGATACG CCCTTACTTATAATTCAACCCTGA
- the LOC120113239 gene encoding biotin carboxyl carrier protein of acetyl-CoA carboxylase, chloroplastic-like isoform X1, with protein sequence MASISVPCPKCSVVAPHAAWRQNPQQSLIPMVSPSKPGSPMVARSARFPLLKGSNRCHSLILKAQVQEVGVDGSSSSSARTSTKSGNLSSKDKEADALKESASQTAAPDSMISAYIAEASKLVKLVDSKDITELQLKRKDFELIIRKKEALPQPAPIAPPVMMQSAQAVLPPHSPVSYATPPPTTASPSPAAPAPSLPPVTKGGSNLSLPPLKCPMAGTFYRCPGPGEPPFVKVGDKVQKGQVVCIIEAMKLMNEIEADQSGTVVEILAEDGKPVSIDTPLLIIQP encoded by the exons ATGGCGTCAATCTCTGTTCCCTGCCCTAAGTGCTCCGTGGTCGCCCCGCATGCCGCGTGGCGTCAGAATCCGCAGCAATCGCTGATTCCAATGGTCTCGCCTTCGAAGCCCGGGAGCCCTATGGTCGCAAGATCCGCTCGGTTTCCGTTGCTGAAG GGATCTAATCGGTGTCACTCCCTCATTTTAAAGGCCCAGGTTCAGGAG GTTGGTGTTGATGGCTCTTCAAGTTCTTCTGCAAGGACATCAACCAAGTCAGGAAATTTATCATCAAAAGATAAAGAAGCTGATGCTCTGAAGGAATCTGCTAGCCAAACTGCTGCGCCAGATTCCATGATTTCTGCATATATTGCTGAAGCTTCCAAGCTTGTTAA GTTGGTGGATTCAAAAGATATAACAGAGTTGCAGCTAAAACGGAAAGATTTTGaacttataataaggaaaaAAGAAGCTCTGCCACAGCCAGCTCCTATTGCTCCTCCTGTAATGATGCAATCTGCACAAGCTGTGCTTCCACCTCATTCTCCAGTTTCTTATGCCACTCCACCTCCCACAACTGCAAGTCCATCTCCAGCAGCCCCAGCACCATCTCTTCCTCCTGTGACAAAGGGAGGGAGCAACttatctcttcctcctctcaaatgCCCCATGGCTGGAACATTTTACCGATGCCCAGGACCCGGGGAACCACCATTCGTGAAG GTTGGAGACAAGGTGCAAAAAGGGCAGGTTGTTTGCATCATAGAGGCTATGAAATTGATGAATGAGATTGAG GCTGATCAATCAGGGACTGTAGTTGAGATACTCGCAGAGGATGGAAAACCAGTTAGCATTGATACG CCCTTACTTATAATTCAACCCTGA